The Gigantopelta aegis isolate Gae_Host unplaced genomic scaffold, Gae_host_genome ctg3799_pilon_pilon:::debris, whole genome shotgun sequence genome window below encodes:
- the LOC121392425 gene encoding LOW QUALITY PROTEIN: MAPK/MAK/MRK overlapping kinase-like (The sequence of the model RefSeq protein was modified relative to this genomic sequence to represent the inferred CDS: inserted 2 bases in 2 codons; deleted 1 base in 1 codon), which translates to MQRAKAGSMQKLFLLDYRIVGNMGEGXFSEVLKCQSLLDGKLYACKRMKQKYTSDRYNGTLSLILELMDMNIYELIKGICKRKSSSESKVKLYMYQLCKSIYHMHRNGIFHRDVKPENILIKDNVLKLADFGSCKSMYSKLPYTEYISTRCVNWYRAPECLLTDGHYGYKMDMWSIGCVLFELMSLRPLFPGSNELDQISKIHEIVGSPSAEVLDKFRKIQSRSMDFXFPYKHATGISPLLRHASKQCIDLITKLCMYDPDDR; encoded by the exons AGTTATTCCTTTTAGATTATCGAATTGTAGGTAACATGGGTGAAG ACTTCTCAGAAGTTCTCAAATGCCAGAGTCTTCTGGATGGCAAGCTTTACGCTTGTAaaagaatgaaacaaaaatataccag TGACCGATACAAT GGTACCTTATCACTCATTTTGGAACTCATGGATATGAATATTTATGAGCTAATTAAAGGTATTTGCAAAAGG AAGTCATCTTCCGAGTCCaaagttaaattatatatgtatcaaCTTTGTAAATCTATTTACCATATGCATCGAAATGGAATATTTCACAGAGATGTCAAACCTGAAAACATTCTCATCAAA gaCAATGTGTTAAAATTAGCTGACTTTGGTTCTTGTAAGAGCATGTATTCAAAGTTACCATATACAGAATACATATCTACAAGATGTGTAAACTG GTATAGAGCACCAGAATGTCTACTAACAGATGGTCACTATGGTTACAAAATGGACATGTGGAGTATTGGATGCGTTCTGTTCGAGCTCATGAG TCTACGACCACTCTTTCCTGGTTCAAATGAGTTAGACCAGATTTCAAAAATTCACGAAATTGTTGGATCTCCTTCTGCCGAGGTTTTAGATAAATTTAGAAAAAT CCAATCTCGAAGTATGGACT AATTTCCATATAAGCATGCTACAGGGATATCTCCATTACTAAGACATGCTTCTAAACAGTGCATTGATCTAATAACTaaactatgtatgtatgatccAGATGACAGGTAG